The Citrifermentans bemidjiense Bem genome window below encodes:
- a CDS encoding methyl-accepting chemotaxis protein, with amino-acid sequence MKWFYDLKLGTKLISGFISVAAIAAIIGYFGIREMHAVEESGTALYEKITVPITELQDISTSFQRIRVNLRDMILATTPEEAQDKVKRITELRTELDKSTGQFEKTVLTDEGRKLFAEFKQAKDAYAPVIDNMIRLAKAGKHDEALAHMRGDGAVASRNEQNAIEKLVDAKLKQAKLSSASNTALAASATKIMLTLIAIGVLLAVGLGLFITRIVQAQLGADPKEVGDVANRVAAGDMTVTIDLAGKRNDSVMAAMQMMVDSIKALVSDASMLADAAIDGKLASRADASKHKGDFQKVITGVNDTLDAVIGPLNMAAEYVDRISKGDIPPRITDNYNGDFNEIKLNLNNCIDIMSNLIVEINKVTLAAAEGRLDERADAEHFVGEWKEVVTGVNNIVTNIVNPLMMMADYVDRIAKGDMPPAITAESKGQYNLIKNNLNVLIEAINKITDAAKEVSNGNLMVTLKERSGEDELIQALSAMVGKITEVVTEVKMAADNVASGSVQLSASAQSMSEGASQQAAAAEEASSSMEEMSANIRQNADNAMQTEKIAVKSADDAHEGGKAVAETVQAMKDIAGKISIIEEIARQTNMLALNAAIEAARAGEHGKGFAVVASEVRKLAERSQIAAGEISELSVSSVEVAEKAGEMLSSILPDIQKTAELVQEINASSKEQDTGAQQINKAIQQLDQVIQQNASASEEMASTAEELSSQSTQLQSTISFFRVDGSQAQHATAPKPLTKSAAKSEAKVVKQSPKVQTKKAVGHDIDLRDTSSDSDFERF; translated from the coding sequence ATGAAGTGGTTTTATGATTTAAAGCTCGGCACCAAGCTGATCAGCGGATTCATATCGGTCGCAGCCATTGCGGCGATCATCGGTTACTTCGGCATCAGGGAAATGCACGCCGTCGAGGAATCTGGTACGGCCTTGTACGAAAAGATCACCGTGCCGATAACGGAGCTTCAGGACATCTCGACCAGCTTTCAGCGGATAAGGGTGAACCTCAGGGACATGATTCTGGCCACGACCCCGGAGGAGGCCCAGGACAAGGTGAAGCGGATCACGGAGCTAAGGACTGAGCTCGACAAGTCAACCGGGCAGTTCGAGAAGACGGTCCTGACCGACGAGGGGCGCAAGCTGTTCGCTGAGTTCAAGCAGGCAAAAGATGCCTACGCCCCTGTGATCGACAACATGATACGGCTTGCCAAAGCCGGGAAGCACGATGAAGCGCTGGCCCATATGCGCGGCGACGGGGCCGTCGCCTCCAGAAACGAGCAGAACGCCATCGAGAAACTGGTGGATGCCAAGCTGAAGCAGGCGAAACTCTCAAGCGCGTCGAACACGGCGCTCGCCGCAAGCGCCACCAAGATCATGCTGACCCTGATCGCAATCGGCGTGCTTCTGGCCGTGGGGCTCGGCCTTTTTATCACACGCATTGTGCAGGCGCAGCTAGGGGCCGATCCCAAGGAGGTGGGCGATGTGGCCAACCGGGTCGCGGCCGGCGACATGACGGTCACCATCGATCTGGCCGGCAAGCGCAACGACAGCGTCATGGCCGCCATGCAGATGATGGTCGATTCCATCAAGGCGTTGGTGTCTGACGCCTCCATGCTCGCCGACGCCGCCATAGACGGGAAGCTCGCCAGCCGCGCCGATGCGAGCAAGCACAAAGGGGATTTCCAGAAGGTCATCACGGGGGTCAACGACACCCTCGACGCGGTTATAGGCCCCCTGAACATGGCGGCGGAGTACGTGGACCGTATCTCCAAGGGGGACATCCCGCCCAGGATCACCGACAACTACAACGGCGACTTCAACGAGATCAAGCTGAACCTCAACAACTGCATCGACATAATGAGCAACCTGATCGTCGAGATTAACAAGGTGACCCTGGCGGCGGCGGAGGGGAGGCTGGACGAGCGCGCCGACGCGGAGCACTTTGTGGGCGAATGGAAGGAAGTGGTCACCGGCGTGAACAACATAGTCACCAACATCGTCAACCCGCTGATGATGATGGCCGACTACGTGGATCGTATCGCCAAGGGTGACATGCCCCCGGCGATAACGGCCGAGTCCAAGGGGCAGTACAACCTGATCAAGAACAATCTGAACGTGCTGATCGAGGCGATCAACAAGATAACCGACGCGGCCAAGGAGGTCTCCAACGGGAACCTGATGGTGACCCTGAAGGAGCGCTCCGGGGAGGACGAGCTGATCCAGGCGCTGTCGGCCATGGTCGGGAAGATCACCGAGGTGGTAACCGAGGTGAAGATGGCGGCGGACAACGTCGCCAGCGGCAGCGTTCAGCTCTCCGCCAGCGCCCAGTCCATGTCGGAAGGTGCCTCGCAGCAGGCGGCGGCGGCCGAGGAGGCCTCCTCCTCCATGGAAGAGATGTCGGCCAACATCAGGCAGAACGCGGACAACGCCATGCAGACCGAGAAAATCGCGGTGAAGTCCGCCGACGACGCGCATGAAGGGGGCAAAGCGGTGGCCGAGACGGTGCAGGCGATGAAGGACATCGCCGGGAAGATCTCGATCATCGAGGAGATCGCGCGCCAGACCAACATGCTGGCCTTGAACGCGGCCATCGAGGCTGCGCGCGCAGGCGAGCACGGCAAGGGGTTCGCGGTGGTGGCAAGCGAGGTGAGAAAGCTCGCGGAGAGGAGCCAGATCGCCGCGGGCGAGATTTCGGAACTCTCCGTTTCCAGCGTGGAGGTGGCCGAGAAGGCCGGGGAGATGCTCTCCAGCATCCTCCCCGACATCCAGAAGACGGCCGAACTGGTGCAGGAGATCAATGCCTCCAGCAAGGAACAGGACACCGGCGCGCAGCAGATCAACAAGGCGATCCAGCAGCTGGACCAGGTGATTCAGCAAAACGCCTCGGCCAGCGAGGAGATGGCCTCCACCGCGGAGGAACTCTCCTCCCAATCGACGCAGCTGCAGTCGACCATCTCCTTCTTCAGGGTCGACGGCTCCCAGGCGCAGCATGCGACGGCGCCGAAGCCGCTTACCAAGTCGGCGGCGAAGAGCGAGGCGAAGGTGGTCAAACAGTCGCCGAAGGTGCAGACCAAGAAGGCGGTGGGACACGACATCGACCTGAGAGACACCAGCAGCGACAGCGACTTCGAGCGGTTCTAA
- a CDS encoding methyl-accepting chemotaxis protein: protein MKWFYDLKLGTKLISGFISVAAIAAIIGYFGIKEMHAVEESGTALYEKITVPITELQDISTAFQRVRVNLRDLLLATTPQDAQDKVKRIVELREEIRKASGQFEKTILTDEGRKLFEEFKQSRSVYGPLIDRMVQLAQAGQGKEALALMRGDGAVASRNEQNAIEKLVDAKLKQAKLSSDANIALADKATKIMLVLIAVGVLLAVGLGLFITRMVQGQLGADPKEVAEVANLVAAGDMTVTIDLAGKRDDSVMAAMQKMVDSIKALVSDASMLADAAIAGKLASRADASKHKGDFQKVITGVNDTLDAVIGPLNMAAEYVDRISKGDIPPRITDNYNGDFNEIKLNLNNCIDIMSNLIVEINKVTLAAAEGRLDERADAGHFIGEWKEVVTGVNNIVTNIVNPLMMMADYVDRIAKGDMPPAITAESKGQYNLIKNNLNVLIEAINKITDAAKEVSNGNLMVTLKERSGQDELIQALSAMVGKVTEVVTEVKMAADNVASGSVQLSANAQSMSEGASQQAAAAEEASSSMEEMSANIRQNADNAMQTEKIAVKSAADAHEGGKAVAETVQAMKDIAGKISIIEEIARQTNMLALNAAIEAARAGEHGKGFAVVASEVRKLAERSQVAAGEISELSVSSVEVAEKAGEMLSGILPDIQKTAELVQEINASSKEQDTGAQQINKAIQQLDQVIQQNASASEEMASTAEELSSQSAQLQSTISFFRVDGSNAQHAPASRPLTKSAAKSEAKVAKQPAKVQTRKAVGHDLVLNEVDSDSDFERF from the coding sequence ATGAAGTGGTTTTATGACTTAAAGCTTGGCACCAAGCTGATCAGCGGCTTCATATCAGTCGCCGCCATCGCGGCGATCATCGGGTACTTCGGCATAAAGGAAATGCACGCCGTCGAGGAATCTGGTACGGCCTTGTACGAAAAAATCACCGTGCCGATAACGGAGCTGCAGGATATCTCGACCGCCTTTCAGCGGGTGAGGGTGAACCTGAGAGACCTCTTGCTGGCCACGACCCCGCAGGACGCCCAGGACAAGGTGAAGCGTATCGTGGAGCTCAGGGAGGAGATCAGAAAGGCGTCCGGGCAGTTCGAGAAGACCATCCTGACCGACGAAGGGCGAAAGCTGTTCGAGGAATTCAAGCAGTCACGCAGCGTCTACGGTCCGCTCATTGATCGCATGGTCCAGCTTGCACAGGCCGGGCAGGGCAAGGAAGCCCTGGCTCTGATGCGAGGGGACGGGGCCGTTGCCTCCAGAAATGAGCAAAACGCCATCGAGAAACTGGTAGATGCCAAGTTGAAGCAGGCGAAACTTTCCAGCGACGCGAACATCGCTCTTGCCGACAAGGCCACCAAGATAATGCTGGTCCTCATCGCCGTCGGCGTGCTTCTGGCCGTGGGACTCGGGCTCTTCATCACCCGCATGGTGCAGGGGCAACTTGGCGCCGATCCCAAGGAGGTGGCTGAGGTCGCCAACCTGGTCGCGGCGGGCGACATGACGGTCACCATCGATCTGGCCGGAAAGCGCGACGACAGCGTCATGGCGGCCATGCAGAAGATGGTCGACTCCATCAAGGCGCTGGTGTCTGACGCTTCCATGCTCGCCGACGCGGCCATAGCCGGAAAGCTCGCCAGCCGCGCCGATGCGAGCAAGCACAAAGGGGATTTCCAGAAGGTCATCACGGGGGTCAACGACACCCTCGACGCGGTTATAGGCCCCCTGAACATGGCGGCGGAGTACGTGGACCGTATCTCCAAGGGGGACATCCCGCCCAGGATCACCGACAACTACAACGGCGACTTCAACGAGATCAAGCTGAACCTCAACAACTGCATCGACATAATGAGCAACCTGATCGTCGAGATTAACAAGGTAACCCTGGCGGCGGCGGAGGGAAGGCTGGACGAGCGCGCCGACGCGGGGCACTTCATCGGCGAGTGGAAGGAAGTGGTGACCGGCGTGAACAACATCGTCACCAACATCGTGAATCCGCTGATGATGATGGCCGACTATGTGGACCGCATCGCCAAGGGTGACATGCCCCCGGCGATAACGGCCGAGTCCAAGGGTCAGTACAACCTGATCAAAAACAACCTGAACGTGCTGATCGAGGCCATCAACAAAATCACCGACGCGGCCAAGGAGGTCTCCAACGGGAACCTGATGGTGACCCTGAAGGAGCGCTCCGGGCAGGACGAGCTGATCCAGGCGCTCTCGGCCATGGTCGGGAAGGTCACCGAGGTGGTAACCGAGGTGAAGATGGCGGCGGACAACGTAGCGAGCGGCAGCGTGCAGCTCTCCGCCAACGCCCAGTCCATGTCGGAAGGTGCCTCGCAGCAGGCGGCGGCGGCCGAGGAGGCCTCCTCCTCCATGGAGGAGATGTCGGCCAACATCAGGCAGAACGCGGACAACGCCATGCAGACCGAGAAGATAGCGGTGAAGTCGGCTGCCGACGCGCATGAAGGGGGCAAGGCGGTGGCCGAGACGGTGCAGGCGATGAAGGACATCGCCGGGAAGATCTCCATCATCGAGGAGATCGCGCGGCAGACCAACATGCTGGCCCTGAACGCGGCCATCGAGGCGGCGCGCGCGGGCGAGCACGGCAAAGGGTTCGCGGTGGTGGCAAGCGAAGTGAGAAAGCTCGCCGAGAGAAGCCAGGTGGCGGCAGGCGAGATCTCTGAACTCTCCGTTTCCAGCGTCGAGGTGGCCGAGAAGGCCGGGGAGATGCTCTCCGGCATCCTCCCCGACATCCAGAAGACGGCCGAACTGGTGCAGGAGATCAACGCCTCCAGCAAGGAACAGGACACCGGCGCGCAGCAGATCAACAAGGCGATCCAGCAGCTGGACCAGGTGATCCAGCAAAACGCATCGGCCAGCGAGGAGATGGCCTCCACCGCGGAGGAACTCTCCTCCCAATCGGCGCAGCTGCAGTCGACCATCTCCTTCTTCAGGGTGGACGGTTCCAATGCGCAGCACGCCCCGGCATCGAGGCCGCTTACCAAGTCGGCGGCGAAGAGCGAGGCGAAGGTGGCCAAGCAACCGGCCAAGGTGCAGACAAGGAAAGCGGTGGGGCACGACCTCGTCCTGAACGAGGTCGACAGCGACTCCGACTTCGAGCGGTTTTAA
- a CDS encoding ammonia-forming cytochrome c nitrite reductase subunit c552 codes for MLKRNLALTAAAAVAAGFLSLPALTTAAKSNPAAKVASDGRAKCYECHDEVKALKEGSKHAKLSCKVCHEKLDAHMNDPEKNKPVTLIDQALCGKCHKEQYNSFYEDNYEAAARKEKGTPTGRSPLQDKLLAGHGFTFEHDEPRGHAFMVIDQFAVDRFQGGRFQLKEGWKGITSTGKTWDVLTDTGKKLPETAMAGNATCIQCKTSDHLLKWKFLGDKDPRAKWDRTSNVVDVAKDTHNPVGCVHCHDPHGTQPRVVRDALIQAIQKDPKGNIFAKNGATDLKVIDFRDFRKIGVMQKTDSRMMCAQCHVEYNCNAGTQWSDGKKVGYDDLRTNHFPLKNSLQLLKHYQELNFFDFKHAVTGARLIKFQHPEAETYAGSVHDKAGVQCHQCHMPKKKGKDGKMFSTHGVIRPKNHIKEACLGCHPKEGKDKKLYQLDAVQNYVKGKMRKSEYWLGQLIDTYAAAQRAGVSPTVLDEARLKHEEAHALWEYWTAENSDGFHNPELARESLTGSIAASKAGVKILNDAMSVAKKDEAKK; via the coding sequence ATGCTGAAGAGGAACCTGGCTTTGACAGCGGCAGCGGCGGTTGCGGCGGGATTTTTGTCGCTCCCCGCGCTGACCACTGCGGCAAAGTCCAACCCGGCGGCTAAAGTCGCCAGCGACGGCAGGGCGAAGTGCTACGAGTGCCATGACGAGGTGAAGGCCCTGAAGGAAGGTTCCAAGCACGCGAAGCTCTCCTGCAAGGTCTGTCACGAGAAGCTCGACGCCCACATGAACGATCCGGAAAAGAACAAGCCGGTGACGCTGATCGACCAGGCCCTCTGCGGCAAGTGCCACAAGGAGCAGTACAACAGCTTCTACGAGGACAACTACGAGGCGGCGGCCAGGAAGGAGAAGGGAACCCCCACCGGCCGCTCTCCGCTTCAGGACAAGCTTTTGGCCGGCCACGGTTTCACCTTCGAGCATGACGAGCCGCGCGGCCACGCCTTCATGGTGATCGACCAGTTCGCGGTGGACCGCTTCCAGGGGGGGCGCTTCCAGCTCAAGGAGGGGTGGAAGGGGATAACCTCCACCGGAAAGACCTGGGACGTGCTGACCGATACCGGGAAGAAGCTGCCGGAGACGGCCATGGCGGGGAACGCGACCTGCATCCAGTGCAAGACCTCCGACCATCTGCTCAAGTGGAAGTTCCTGGGGGATAAGGACCCCAGGGCCAAGTGGGACCGCACCTCCAACGTGGTTGACGTCGCCAAGGACACCCACAACCCGGTAGGTTGCGTACACTGTCACGACCCGCACGGGACCCAGCCCCGCGTGGTGCGCGACGCCCTGATCCAGGCGATCCAGAAGGACCCCAAAGGTAACATCTTCGCCAAAAACGGCGCCACCGACCTGAAGGTGATCGACTTCCGCGACTTCAGGAAGATCGGCGTGATGCAAAAGACCGACTCCCGCATGATGTGCGCGCAGTGCCACGTCGAGTACAACTGCAACGCCGGGACCCAGTGGAGCGACGGCAAGAAGGTCGGGTACGATGACCTGAGGACCAACCATTTCCCGCTCAAGAACTCGCTGCAGCTTCTGAAGCATTACCAGGAGCTCAACTTCTTCGACTTCAAGCATGCGGTAACCGGGGCGCGCCTGATCAAGTTCCAGCACCCGGAGGCCGAGACCTATGCCGGAAGCGTCCACGACAAGGCAGGGGTCCAGTGCCACCAGTGCCACATGCCGAAGAAGAAGGGAAAAGACGGCAAGATGTTCTCCACCCACGGTGTGATCCGTCCCAAAAACCACATCAAGGAGGCCTGCCTCGGCTGCCATCCCAAGGAAGGCAAAGACAAGAAGCTCTACCAGTTGGACGCGGTGCAGAACTATGTGAAGGGCAAGATGCGCAAGTCCGAGTACTGGCTGGGGCAGTTGATCGACACCTACGCCGCGGCGCAGCGGGCCGGCGTGTCGCCCACCGTGCTGGACGAGGCGCGTCTCAAGCACGAGGAGGCGCATGCCCTGTGGGAATACTGGACCGCTGAGAACTCCGACGGCTTCCACAACCCCGAGCTTGCCCGCGAGTCGCTGACCGGCTCCATCGCAGCCTCCAAGGCGGGGGTGAAGATCCTCAACGACGCCATGTCGGTGGCTAAAAAGGACGAAGCTAAGAAGTAG
- a CDS encoding hybrid sensor histidine kinase/response regulator yields the protein MHYFQQTGTNDSLDHAQQELKAARLELQAKSAELERARNDLENFLSCAWTATAFFDRELRPTRLTPTLAQLLDLSPDDTGELLPKLCRRLDWPNADAELRSVVGGAVVSEREVSDLLTGHQFLLRFFPYLNAEGETEGAVLKLIDISDYKLADQRLLEYRAVFECTGDMIYVFDRNYLFLLANKAYLECHRVRHEELVGRTVQDLLGPMMFAEVKGHIDACFAGEEVIFESRYDYPAKGVRDILITYTPLKKGDRVDRVACLIKDMTERTQLEEQLRHAQKMEAIGTLAGGIAHDFNNLLTVIAGYASLIQFNSQGSEVASMAAEIQGSVERAAEMTRGLLAFSRKQAVNLMPVELNQLVEGLHKSLRRLITEDIELAVEVSSVPLIVSSDKGQLEQVLFNLVVNARDAMPSGGKLLIRTERLQLNHALITVADTGVGMSREVQDRVFEPFFTTKELGVGTGLGLSTCYGIIKKHNGIIELQSEPGAGTVFSIYLPLSEELPEADSAGGRAQWATGNETVLLVEDDETVRTMTRLLLQHNGYRVLCAREGEEALNIFAEQGDGVDLLLTDLVMPRLNGTELGLRIHAQRPDFPTIFMSGYPADIVSQKGIAATVDYLAKPIKPELLLRRIREALDAPGVASG from the coding sequence TTGCACTATTTTCAGCAGACAGGTACGAACGACTCTCTGGACCACGCGCAGCAGGAACTGAAGGCTGCCAGGCTTGAGCTGCAGGCGAAAAGCGCGGAGCTTGAACGCGCTCGAAACGACCTGGAGAATTTTCTGAGCTGCGCCTGGACCGCCACCGCCTTCTTCGACCGCGAACTCAGGCCGACTAGACTGACGCCGACCCTGGCGCAGCTTTTGGATCTTTCCCCCGACGACACCGGAGAGCTTTTGCCGAAGCTTTGCCGCAGGCTCGACTGGCCCAACGCGGATGCGGAACTCCGGAGCGTGGTCGGCGGCGCCGTCGTCTCGGAGCGGGAGGTGTCGGACCTGCTGACGGGGCACCAGTTCCTGCTGAGGTTCTTCCCCTATCTGAACGCCGAGGGAGAGACCGAGGGGGCCGTGCTGAAGCTGATAGACATAAGCGATTACAAGCTTGCCGATCAGCGGCTCCTCGAATACCGCGCGGTGTTCGAGTGCACCGGCGACATGATCTACGTGTTCGACCGCAACTATCTTTTCCTCCTGGCGAACAAGGCGTACCTCGAGTGCCACCGGGTGCGGCACGAGGAGCTTGTCGGCCGCACGGTGCAGGATCTTTTGGGACCAATGATGTTCGCGGAGGTCAAGGGGCACATCGATGCCTGCTTCGCCGGCGAAGAGGTGATCTTCGAGAGCCGGTACGACTACCCCGCCAAGGGGGTTCGGGACATCCTGATCACCTACACGCCGCTTAAAAAGGGGGACCGGGTCGACAGGGTCGCCTGCCTGATCAAGGACATGACGGAGCGGACCCAACTGGAGGAGCAGCTGCGGCATGCGCAAAAGATGGAAGCGATCGGCACCCTCGCCGGTGGGATAGCGCACGACTTCAACAACCTTTTGACCGTCATCGCCGGCTATGCATCCCTGATCCAGTTCAATTCGCAGGGAAGCGAGGTCGCCTCCATGGCCGCCGAAATCCAGGGGTCGGTGGAGCGGGCGGCGGAAATGACCCGCGGTCTCCTTGCTTTTTCCAGGAAGCAGGCGGTGAACCTGATGCCTGTCGAACTGAACCAGCTCGTCGAGGGGCTGCACAAGAGCCTGAGGCGGCTCATCACGGAAGATATCGAACTGGCGGTCGAGGTCTCCAGCGTCCCGCTTATCGTCTCCTCGGACAAGGGGCAGCTGGAGCAGGTGCTCTTTAACCTGGTGGTGAACGCGCGCGACGCCATGCCGTCGGGGGGGAAGCTCTTGATCCGGACCGAACGGCTGCAGCTAAACCACGCCCTGATCACGGTTGCCGATACCGGGGTAGGGATGAGCCGCGAGGTGCAGGACCGTGTCTTCGAGCCTTTTTTCACCACCAAGGAACTGGGAGTCGGGACCGGGCTCGGGCTTTCCACCTGCTACGGCATCATCAAAAAGCACAACGGCATAATAGAGCTGCAGAGCGAGCCGGGTGCCGGGACCGTTTTCAGCATCTACCTGCCGCTCTCCGAAGAGCTGCCGGAAGCCGATAGCGCCGGCGGCCGGGCTCAGTGGGCGACCGGCAACGAGACGGTGCTCTTGGTCGAGGACGACGAGACGGTGCGGACGATGACTCGTCTTTTGTTGCAGCATAACGGCTATCGCGTGCTCTGCGCCAGGGAGGGGGAGGAGGCGCTGAATATCTTCGCCGAGCAAGGCGACGGGGTGGACCTGCTGCTCACCGACCTCGTCATGCCGCGCCTGAACGGGACTGAGCTCGGTCTGCGGATCCACGCCCAGAGGCCAGATTTTCCCACCATCTTCATGAGCGGGTACCCGGCGGACATCGTGTCGCAGAAGGGGATCGCCGCAACCGTTGACTACCTCGCTAAGCCGATAAAGCCGGAGCTCTTGTTGCGCCGGATCCGCGAGGCGCTCGATGCGCCCGGTGTCGCGTCTGGCTAG
- a CDS encoding DUF1294 domain-containing protein: MLIAPAPARADIPCFPILFLFLLAALTAAGTVPLPILFVYLVSGAAAAAAYAADKWAAEHGRRRVAERTLHLLGLVGGWPGAALAGWAFRHKTRKRRFVLVFRITAVINCAALAALVAYCYDMR; encoded by the coding sequence ATGCTGATCGCGCCTGCCCCCGCTAGAGCGGATATCCCCTGTTTCCCTATTTTGTTCCTTTTCCTTTTGGCCGCCCTTACTGCGGCGGGAACCGTCCCTTTGCCGATCCTCTTCGTCTATCTTGTTTCCGGCGCCGCAGCCGCTGCGGCTTACGCTGCCGATAAGTGGGCGGCGGAACACGGCCGCCGCAGGGTGGCGGAGAGAACCCTGCACCTGCTGGGGCTTGTCGGGGGATGGCCGGGCGCGGCCCTGGCCGGGTGGGCGTTCAGGCACAAGACCCGCAAGCGCCGATTCGTCCTTGTTTTCAGGATCACCGCGGTGATTAATTGCGCAGCGCTGGCGGCTTTGGTGGCCTATTGTTATGACATGCGATAG
- a CDS encoding PilZ domain-containing protein, with the protein MNYSRQFYRAPSSHSVELLAGESRHTGCLENISLNGALLRLDAAVSFAAGDNCVLQFQVDEKPLPPLQIACEVVHGCDELLGVKFLESKEDAERRLLFLMKLMSDTPQNGDEYLERIRAYLAEYCGPR; encoded by the coding sequence ATGAACTATTCGCGCCAATTCTACCGAGCCCCCTCGTCCCACAGTGTCGAACTGCTGGCAGGTGAGAGCCGTCACACCGGCTGTCTGGAGAACATATCCCTGAACGGCGCGCTTTTGCGCCTGGACGCCGCAGTTTCCTTCGCTGCTGGGGACAATTGCGTTTTACAGTTCCAGGTGGATGAGAAGCCGCTCCCTCCCCTGCAGATAGCCTGCGAGGTGGTCCACGGCTGCGACGAACTGCTAGGGGTGAAATTTCTGGAGAGCAAGGAAGACGCCGAGCGCCGCCTGCTCTTTTTGATGAAGCTGATGAGCGACACCCCGCAAAACGGGGACGAGTACCTGGAACGGATCCGGGCCTACCTCGCCGAATACTGCGGGCCGCGCTGA